CGAAATAAAATGGCGTTTCATTTACGTAGGGTGTCAGTGTTACTTTTGCGCCCGCTTCGCCCTGCGGAATGTCATCTAAGGTCTTGTGATAGGCAATGATCGTAGAGGTGACATGGCAACTGTTTTCGTCAATTTTAGCACCGACAATGCCAGCGAGAAGATAATAAGTTTCAATGGAGGGTATCTGAAAAGTAATATTATCATAAGGCCCGGTCAGTCCTGCAGGGGGTACAATCACAGTTCCTGATTGTGTGGTTTTATAGCCGAATTTTTCGAAAACAAGCGTAATAGATTTACCTACAGGATATTGGATAGGGCCAAAATGACCCTGTTTGTCGGTTTTAATTTTCTCACCTGTTTCCAGAATGGTGATAGTGGCATCGGAAAGCGGTGTGCCTAATATAAACGACCTTGCAAAGCCCGAAACGGGTGCAGTGCCGTTATTGGCAGCAAACACATCCAAGCTGGAGGATAAACATGCGGCAGCCAGCAGGGCGTTTGGAATGACCTTTTTTGCATTGATGGGCATCTTGAAATTCCTTTTTAAGTTAGAGTGGTAAAACCGCAAAAACTATAACTGATGATAATGAGCGAGAACAATACGAATTTATTTACGAAGGAACCAAAGTAATATCGACAAGAGGATACTTAGGAGGAGGCAGGTGATGATCGGGAAATAAAAGGTCATGTTTTCCCGTTTTATGACGATGTCGCCTGGTAAATGGCCTAAGCCCAGGCGTTGTATCCACGGTAAAAAAATACCGACCAGAATGAAAATAATCCCAATAAGAATAAGTATTTTTTGCATGACAATCCTTGTTGGCCGCACCCGCATGATAGCGGATGCGGCGTGTTTATCCAAACGTTTATCTCATGACCTGGAGCTTGAATAATTCAGATTCCAAATGCTGTTTTTCCCTGACCATGGCGTTGACATGGTCAAGTGCTTGAGCTGCTTCCGGTGATTTATTGCGCCCCAGTTTATAATAGCCCGCGTGCGTGCTTTCCAACGAATAACGAAACACTTTGGAAGAAATACGATCGTTGAGTTCATTGATCCTGCTTTGCACGCTGCCCTGGCGCTGGCCAATGGCTTGTCCACGGTCGTATTCCGATTTAAAAGCGACATAGAGAGCAGGAACACACATTTCGGGATAGGGTTGATTGGATTTACCTAGGGCAAATGCATTTTCAGGTTGATTGCAGAATTGTTCTTTGCCTGTAGACCAGCCCGCATTGAACTTGG
Above is a genomic segment from Aquicella lusitana containing:
- a CDS encoding DUF2905 domain-containing protein; this translates as MQKILILIGIIFILVGIFLPWIQRLGLGHLPGDIVIKRENMTFYFPIITCLLLSILLSILLWFLRK
- a CDS encoding carboxypeptidase regulatory-like domain-containing protein, with amino-acid sequence MPINAKKVIPNALLAAACLSSSLDVFAANNGTAPVSGFARSFILGTPLSDATITILETGEKIKTDKQGHFGPIQYPVGKSITLVFEKFGYKTTQSGTVIVPPAGLTGPYDNITFQIPSIETYYLLAGIVGAKIDENSCHVTSTIIAYHKTLDDIPQGEAGAKVTLTPYVNETPFYFDIFKNVPGPLKDKTNPFTKGLTETSEDGGVAFFNLPPRDEPYTISAVKSGVVFTEAQFLCRKGAFINISPPRGPMALK